One window from the genome of Moraxella nasibovis encodes:
- a CDS encoding PHP domain-containing protein, whose protein sequence is MIDLHSHSTASDGTNTPTQLIQKAHLAGIDTFALTDHDTIAGVMEAKEVALNLGVRLIHGVEISCTHELAGGYGRQKELQKIIHVVALDFDDTKAMHDALQALQDSRHQRGRRIIEKLGEILADDDPDLTERLWQAVLAKAGNNPRAIGRAHIAQALFELGFVPSVQAAFDKYLADGKAAYVAIETISMQRTIRLIHECGGLAVLAHPTRYGLSATRTRKLIADFAHLGGDACELPNNEPDSLRAMIDRSIAEHGLLVSVGSDFHGENMPWRKLGAVAKVKSGQVGVWERFGEHGRLG, encoded by the coding sequence ATGATTGACCTACACAGCCACAGCACGGCATCTGACGGCACGAATACGCCGACACAGCTGATCCAAAAAGCCCATTTGGCAGGGATTGACACCTTTGCCTTGACCGATCATGACACCATCGCAGGCGTGATGGAAGCCAAAGAAGTGGCTTTAAATCTGGGGGTTCGGCTGATTCATGGCGTGGAGATCAGCTGTACGCATGAGCTGGCTGGTGGTTATGGCAGGCAAAAAGAGCTACAAAAAATCATTCATGTGGTCGCCCTTGATTTTGACGACACAAAAGCCATGCACGATGCCCTGCAAGCCTTGCAAGACAGTCGTCATCAGCGTGGCAGACGCATCATTGAAAAATTGGGCGAGATTTTGGCGGACGATGATCCTGACTTAACCGAGCGACTGTGGCAGGCGGTGCTTGCCAAGGCAGGCAACAATCCACGAGCCATTGGGCGTGCTCACATCGCCCAAGCACTCTTTGAGCTGGGCTTTGTGCCGAGTGTGCAGGCGGCATTTGATAAATATCTGGCGGATGGCAAGGCGGCGTATGTGGCGATTGAAACCATCAGCATGCAGCGCACCATCCGTCTGATTCATGAATGTGGGGGCTTGGCGGTGTTGGCTCATCCGACTCGTTATGGGCTGTCGGCGACACGCACCCGAAAGCTCATCGCTGACTTTGCTCATCTGGGCGGCGATGCTTGCGAGCTGCCTAACAATGAACCTGACAGCCTAAGGGCGATGATTGATCGGAGTATTGCCGAGCATGGTCTTTTGGTGTCGGTGGGCAGTGATTTTCATGGCGAAAATATGCCGTGGCGAAAGCTGGGTGCGGTGGCAAAAGTCAAGTCAGGACAAGTGGGCGTATGGGAGCGATTTGGTGAGCATGGTAGGCTTGGTTGA
- a CDS encoding RidA family protein: protein MARQIIHTDDAPAAVGTYSQAVKIGNVVYISGQLGLDPKSMELKEGFAAQAEQAFDNLSAIAKAAGGTLNDTVKFNVSLTDLNDFAKLNEVFNARLSAPYPARAAVQVAALPKGGVVEIEAILHLE from the coding sequence ATGGCAAGACAAATCATTCATACTGACGATGCCCCTGCGGCGGTTGGTACTTATTCTCAAGCCGTCAAAATCGGCAATGTCGTCTATATCTCAGGTCAGCTTGGACTTGACCCTAAGAGCATGGAACTAAAAGAAGGTTTTGCCGCTCAAGCCGAGCAAGCCTTTGATAATCTGTCCGCCATCGCCAAAGCCGCTGGTGGTACGCTCAACGACACGGTAAAATTTAATGTCTCTTTGACTGACTTGAACGACTTTGCCAAGCTCAACGAAGTGTTCAACGCTCGTCTGTCCGCCCCATATCCTGCACGAGCTGCCGTGCAAGTCGCCGCCCTGCCTAAAGGCGGTGTGGTGGAAATTGAAGCCATTTTACACCTAGAATAA
- a CDS encoding primosomal protein N' — MPTTLLRIALPTPLYRSFDYLCPSDCLVDHQLPQVGCRVRVPFGRQELVGIIIAHIASSDSDVPFDKLKPIYECLDDTAIISDELLHLANWLSAYYHYPLGETLSVMLPSPINQGKPTAKTCTFWQLIDGIDDITAQQKLPKNAKKQWQTFHALKDNPPSLSDAQIKELGINKAQLTALQDKGLIHARTDDGQLKNPKKPTLQSTPLTLNDEQQTVFLGIKTAMDERQYRGILLNGITGSGKTEVYLHAMWHALALGKQVLVLVPEIGLTPQTKARFSSRFNANICVLHSGMNDGERLQGWQDCRSGFAQIIIGTRSSVLYPFDNLGLIIIDESHDSSYKQQDHLRYHACDVALWRGYQAGIPVLLGTATPSLEQLKLAQDGKLSEYKLIKRAGNAKSATMQLIDIKQGTRSVIQANGQEQNTLLCKSSIWHIKNRLANGEQVLIFLNRRGYAPILMCDGCGWQADCPNCDAHLTLHKYPTNQLKCHHCGFCTHTPSTCPECNSQNLLDLGLGTSKLGEQLHAIFGNPQTTPQTYPIWQIDKDTMRKKGAWEAMYDRILTGEPAILVGTQMIAKGHHFPNVTLVVVVDADLGFLSPDFRSPEHTAQRIIQVAGRAGRADKTGDVLIQTRQPDNPLLITLIKHGYLAFAQILLKERQLLGLPPFTHAALIRAESPHQERTRTAISDITKRLPNLPNLAKSGMIDAPMNKKNNRYHSQLLLLAKDRKTLHTVLSEHWQDMLALPSTKGIKLSLDIDPMGW; from the coding sequence ATGCCGACCACGCTACTTCGCATCGCCCTACCAACGCCACTTTATCGCTCTTTTGACTATCTTTGTCCAAGCGATTGCTTGGTGGATCATCAGTTGCCCCAAGTCGGCTGTCGGGTGCGTGTGCCTTTTGGTCGCCAAGAGCTGGTCGGCATCATCATCGCACACATTGCCAGTAGCGACAGCGATGTGCCATTTGACAAACTAAAACCAATTTACGAATGTCTTGATGACACCGCCATCATCAGCGATGAGTTGCTACATTTGGCAAATTGGCTGTCGGCTTATTATCATTACCCTTTGGGCGAGACGCTGTCGGTCATGCTCCCAAGCCCAATCAACCAAGGCAAACCCACTGCCAAAACTTGCACCTTTTGGCAACTCATTGACGGCATTGATGACATCACCGCTCAGCAAAAACTCCCCAAAAATGCCAAAAAACAATGGCAAACTTTCCACGCCCTAAAAGACAATCCACCAAGCCTAAGCGACGCTCAAATCAAAGAGCTTGGCATCAATAAAGCCCAATTAACCGCCCTGCAAGACAAAGGGCTTATTCACGCACGCACGGACGATGGACAATTAAAAAACCCAAAAAAACCCACCCTACAAAGCACGCCACTGACGCTCAATGACGAACAACAAACAGTATTTTTGGGCATAAAAACCGCCATGGACGAGCGACAATATCGTGGCATTTTATTAAACGGCATCACAGGCTCTGGCAAGACCGAAGTGTATCTGCACGCCATGTGGCACGCCCTAGCTTTGGGCAAGCAGGTGCTGGTCTTAGTGCCTGAAATTGGGCTAACCCCACAGACCAAAGCACGATTTAGCTCACGCTTTAATGCCAATATTTGCGTTTTACACTCTGGCATGAACGATGGCGAGCGACTGCAAGGCTGGCAAGATTGTCGGTCAGGATTTGCCCAAATCATCATCGGCACACGCTCAAGCGTGCTGTATCCTTTTGATAATCTGGGCTTGATCATCATTGATGAATCCCATGATAGCTCTTATAAACAGCAAGACCATCTACGCTATCACGCCTGCGATGTGGCTTTGTGGCGTGGCTATCAGGCAGGCATTCCTGTGTTGCTTGGCACGGCGACACCCAGCCTAGAACAGCTTAAGCTCGCCCAAGACGGCAAACTTAGCGAATACAAGCTCATCAAAAGAGCAGGCAATGCCAAAAGCGCCACCATGCAGCTCATTGACATCAAGCAAGGCACCAGAAGTGTCATACAAGCAAACGGACAAGAGCAAAACACCCTATTATGCAAATCTAGCATTTGGCACATTAAAAATCGTCTGGCAAATGGTGAGCAGGTGCTGATTTTTCTTAATCGGCGTGGTTATGCCCCCATCTTGATGTGCGATGGCTGCGGCTGGCAGGCAGATTGTCCCAACTGCGATGCCCACCTGACACTGCACAAATACCCAACCAATCAGCTCAAATGCCATCATTGCGGTTTTTGTACGCACACGCCGAGCACCTGCCCTGAATGCAACAGCCAAAACCTACTAGATTTGGGGCTTGGCACGAGCAAGCTGGGCGAGCAATTACACGCCATATTCGGCAATCCACAAACCACGCCACAAACCTACCCCATCTGGCAGATTGACAAAGACACCATGCGTAAAAAAGGGGCTTGGGAGGCGATGTATGATCGCATTTTGACAGGCGAGCCTGCCATTTTGGTTGGTACACAGATGATTGCCAAAGGACATCATTTTCCCAATGTTACGCTTGTGGTTGTGGTTGATGCAGATTTGGGATTTTTATCGCCAGATTTTCGCTCGCCCGAACACACCGCACAGCGTATCATACAGGTCGCTGGGCGTGCTGGACGAGCCGACAAAACAGGCGATGTACTCATTCAAACTCGCCAACCTGACAACCCCCTACTCATCACGCTCATCAAGCACGGCTATTTGGCATTTGCTCAGATTTTGTTAAAAGAAAGACAACTACTCGGCTTACCACCCTTTACGCACGCCGCCCTAATCCGTGCCGAAAGCCCACACCAAGAACGCACTCGCACCGCCATCAGCGACATCACCAAACGACTGCCAAATTTGCCAAATCTTGCCAAAAGTGGCATGATTGACGCACCCATGAACAAAAAAAACAACCGCTATCACTCGCAGTTGCTTTTACTTGCCAAAGATAGAAAAACCTTACACACTGTGCTGTCAGAGCATTGGCAAGACATGCTCGCCCTGCCAAGCACCAAAGGTATTAAGCTGTCATTGGACATTGATCCGATGGGCTGGTGA
- a CDS encoding YaiI/YqxD family protein: MKILIDADALPLIAKELIIKTVNRTGVPAIFVANHFIKLPPSPHLTMQVVPSGFDAADDHITAQIVAGDLVITSDIPLANDALLKGAKVISSRGESFTPENIKPKLNARDFMESLRGTGVLDPANMGGQKPYGDKDKQAFANALNRLVPRIKPNS; encoded by the coding sequence ATGAAAATACTCATCGACGCAGACGCCCTACCACTCATCGCCAAAGAGCTTATCATCAAGACGGTCAATCGCACGGGCGTACCCGCCATCTTTGTGGCAAATCACTTCATCAAGCTGCCACCATCACCACACCTGACCATGCAGGTCGTCCCGTCGGGCTTTGATGCGGCAGATGATCACATCACCGCACAGATAGTAGCAGGCGACTTGGTCATCACAAGCGACATCCCACTTGCCAATGACGCACTGCTCAAAGGCGCTAAGGTCATCAGTAGCCGTGGTGAGTCATTCACCCCAGAGAACATCAAGCCTAAGCTAAACGCCCGAGATTTCATGGAAAGTCTGCGTGGCACAGGCGTGCTCGACCCTGCCAACATGGGCGGTCAAAAACCCTACGGCGATAAAGACAAGCAAGCCTTCGCCAACGCCCTAAATCGTCTGGTGCCCCGCATCAAGCCAAATTCTTAA
- a CDS encoding SMI1/KNR4 family protein codes for MFHKPNPFGSCDMGQIESFERKFAIKIPEDYKEYLLNFNGAKPINNICPLNDNDGETSLHHMYGLHNIEYCSIDVKNRELFFADDSFGNHFFIDLKQTEQYGCVYFVDHETGKTTLINQSFDKFIASLIGEDDYMKNLKQEHPDIYARIQELKANPQI; via the coding sequence ATGTTTCATAAGCCCAATCCTTTTGGTTCATGTGATATGGGTCAAATTGAGAGTTTTGAAAGAAAATTTGCCATAAAAATACCAGAAGACTATAAAGAATATCTTCTTAATTTTAATGGGGCGAAACCTATTAATAACATATGTCCTTTAAATGATAATGATGGCGAAACCTCGCTTCACCATATGTATGGATTACACAATATTGAATATTGTTCTATAGATGTAAAAAATAGAGAACTGTTTTTTGCTGATGACAGTTTTGGTAATCATTTCTTTATTGATTTAAAACAAACAGAACAATATGGTTGTGTTTATTTTGTAGACCATGAGACTGGTAAGACAACTTTAATTAATCAATCTTTTGATAAATTTATCGCATCTTTGATTGGTGAAGATGACTATATGAAAAACTTAAAACAAGAGCATCCAGATATATATGCAAGAATTCAGGAGTTGAAAGCAAATCCTCAGATATGA
- a CDS encoding DUF2628 domain-containing protein — protein sequence MFRLPFLEDTTPPPFYRANLSNDERTKLDQWFIGLRSQSYYLKRFNEFDQAGKLHARWHWAAFFCTFGWLLYRKRYLDCVVYCVAGWSFIKVNIAIALAVLEFMVIGFLPENYQIMARVVVGGLVWLFWASMVARWADAYYYRMARREIADALDFYPAQKDEQKRHLKKEGGTSLVGMSVAFAIFGVFLAIIVGQFVPIIATKQEQAVIFESHRSANAVQKRIQNIYQSTKTCPTTLPVSTDDQRVSMVVVDRLAGIDTDCAVVATVSGASYPVRYLNGETLIIYHTLNETGQSVWRCQTSLNKKRHPKRCV from the coding sequence ATGTTTCGCCTGCCTTTTTTAGAAGATACCACGCCGCCGCCATTTTATCGTGCCAATCTTAGCAATGACGAACGCACCAAACTGGACCAATGGTTCATCGGTCTGCGTTCTCAGTCTTATTATCTCAAACGCTTTAACGAATTTGATCAAGCAGGCAAACTGCACGCACGCTGGCACTGGGCGGCATTTTTTTGCACCTTTGGCTGGCTACTTTATCGCAAACGCTATTTGGATTGCGTTGTGTATTGTGTGGCTGGTTGGTCGTTCATCAAGGTCAATATCGCCATTGCTTTGGCGGTGCTGGAATTTATGGTGATTGGCTTTTTGCCAGAAAACTATCAAATCATGGCAAGAGTGGTGGTCGGTGGCTTGGTTTGGCTGTTTTGGGCAAGCATGGTCGCACGCTGGGCGGACGCTTATTATTACCGCATGGCACGCCGTGAAATCGCTGATGCGCTGGATTTTTATCCTGCCCAAAAAGACGAACAAAAACGCCATCTGAAAAAAGAAGGCGGTACAAGCCTTGTTGGTATGTCGGTGGCTTTTGCCATTTTTGGGGTGTTTTTGGCGATTATCGTGGGGCAATTTGTCCCAATCATCGCCACAAAACAAGAGCAAGCTGTGATTTTTGAAAGTCATCGTTCTGCCAATGCCGTGCAAAAACGCATACAAAACATCTACCAAAGCACGAAAACCTGCCCAACGACGCTGCCTGTCAGCACCGATGATCAGCGGGTGTCTATGGTGGTGGTCGATCGGTTGGCGGGCATCGATACCGACTGTGCGGTGGTGGCGACGGTCTCTGGGGCAAGCTACCCTGTGCGCTATTTAAATGGCGAGACGCTCATCATTTATCATACGCTTAATGAGACAGGGCAAAGCGTGTGGCGCTGCCAGACTTCACTCAACAAAAAACGCCACCCAAAACGCTGCGTATGA
- the trmB gene encoding tRNA (guanosine(46)-N7)-methyltransferase TrmB — protein MNQPNQQFLAPVGGDRQTPDTDREVISEQIARLAQTPEQFRKIDTFMKRRTHMSQASELALTDSTYAPYIINHGFELGKLGDVSGIRDLRAYFANTPNGADAPLTLEIGFGMGDSLIEMAQNSPERNFVGIEVHEPGIGRTAFTCHELGLSNLKVLSGDAIALLSNLPDNHLDTVQLYFPDPWQKKRHYKRRFVTTHRMEIVARTLKVGGVFHAATDWEHYALWMLEVLENMPVFDNMAGKGNFTPRPAFRPQTKFEKRGFDYGRKSWDLMYQKTKTA, from the coding sequence ATGAATCAACCAAATCAACAATTTTTAGCCCCTGTGGGTGGCGACCGCCAGACTCCAGACACCGACCGTGAAGTCATCAGCGAACAAATCGCTCGCTTAGCCCAGACGCCTGAGCAATTTCGCAAAATTGACACTTTCATGAAACGCCGTACGCACATGAGTCAGGCAAGCGAGCTGGCTTTGACCGACAGCACTTATGCACCGTACATCATCAATCATGGCTTTGAGCTGGGCAAATTGGGCGATGTCAGCGGCATTCGTGATTTGCGTGCGTATTTTGCCAATACACCCAATGGTGCGGACGCCCCTTTGACGCTGGAGATTGGCTTTGGTATGGGCGACAGCTTGATTGAGATGGCGCAAAACTCGCCAGAGCGTAATTTTGTGGGTATTGAAGTGCATGAACCTGGTATTGGACGGACGGCTTTTACTTGTCATGAGCTGGGTCTTAGCAACCTAAAAGTACTTAGTGGCGATGCGATTGCACTGTTGAGCAATCTGCCTGACAATCATCTGGATACGGTGCAGCTGTATTTTCCTGACCCTTGGCAGAAAAAACGCCATTACAAACGCCGTTTTGTTACCACACATCGCATGGAAATCGTGGCACGCACGCTCAAAGTTGGCGGTGTGTTTCATGCGGCAACCGACTGGGAGCATTATGCTTTGTGGATGCTAGAAGTGTTAGAGAACATGCCTGTTTTTGACAACATGGCAGGTAAGGGTAATTTTACACCCCGTCCAGCGTTTCGCCCGCAGACGAAGTTTGAAAAGCGTGGCTTTGACTATGGGCGCAAGTCTTGGGATTTGATGTATCAAAAGACTAAAACAGCCTAA
- a CDS encoding regulatory protein RecX, which yields MTHIKTLAEILADMGEPVSADSSWSNSPSNQPTQSQTNQPNQTQKTPKSQKNQQSDKKHLPKKGTQTKPKPSSIGTLLGTSTHILDERTAVALQNVAIEPIYQNDKAINYMRWLAFYYLSNRELSQKQLRQKLLDKECDPQMVDELITEFAQKNYQSDERCAFMLIREGVRRGRGKHHIAQSLKTAGINLPYSLDELIQMADITSLSDGTILADDDDKPEHINWLKLAVEARCKKYGNHLPTDQKQKARQLRFLQYRGFEMSVCFDALKYTLDDMDELDFV from the coding sequence ATGACTCACATCAAAACTTTGGCAGAAATCTTGGCGGACATGGGTGAGCCTGTGTCCGCTGATTCATCTTGGTCAAACTCACCATCAAATCAGCCAACACAAAGCCAAACCAACCAACCAAACCAAACCCAAAAAACACCAAAAAGCCAAAAAAATCAGCAATCTGACAAAAAACACCTACCCAAAAAAGGCACCCAAACCAAGCCTAAGCCATCAAGCATTGGCACACTACTTGGAACATCAACGCACATTTTGGACGAGCGAACGGCTGTCGCCCTACAAAATGTCGCCATTGAACCCATTTACCAAAATGACAAAGCCATCAATTATATGCGCTGGCTGGCGTTTTATTATTTGTCCAATCGTGAATTATCACAAAAACAGCTCCGCCAAAAACTACTGGACAAAGAATGCGACCCACAGATGGTTGATGAGCTAATCACAGAATTTGCCCAAAAAAACTACCAATCCGATGAACGCTGTGCTTTCATGCTGATTCGTGAAGGGGTGCGGCGTGGGCGTGGCAAGCACCACATCGCCCAAAGCCTAAAAACCGCCGGCATTAACCTGCCATATTCCCTAGACGAGCTGATACAGATGGCGGACATCACAAGCCTAAGTGACGGCACGATTTTGGCAGACGATGATGACAAGCCAGAACACATCAACTGGCTAAAACTTGCCGTAGAAGCTCGCTGTAAAAAATACGGCAACCATCTACCCACCGACCAAAAACAAAAGGCTCGTCAGTTGCGATTTTTGCAGTATCGGGGGTTTGAGATGAGCGTGTGCTTTGATGCGCTCAAATACACACTGGACGACATGGACGAGCTGGATTTTGTTTGA
- a CDS encoding TraX family protein: MIPKNSPDSLVTNPVTKGLNAFDIKCIAMLAMTADHVAWAFLDDGTYLAESLHFIGRLVAPLMAYFLVVGFYYSSDVRAYAGRLLFFALISQVPYWLFGHSIEQVLAGASFDGLWHGNVLFTLLVALIGLMIYHSRWDGFAKFFGIMALYPVAQMSDYGFALVVMALLFAHFYRHTTALLMAYVLGCPVFYVLTYGFQATVGLGFMHFGVLLTVPLIYYFNGKKGSSFGGRYVFYWFYPAHLMIIAVLAWLWQM, encoded by the coding sequence ATGATACCAAAAAATTCACCAGACAGTCTTGTCACAAACCCCGTCACCAAAGGCTTAAATGCTTTTGACATCAAATGTATCGCCATGCTTGCCATGACGGCTGATCATGTGGCGTGGGCTTTTTTGGACGATGGTACTTATTTGGCAGAATCACTGCATTTCATCGGGCGGCTGGTGGCACCGCTCATGGCTTATTTTTTGGTGGTAGGCTTTTATTACAGCAGTGATGTCAGGGCTTATGCTGGTAGGTTGTTGTTTTTTGCGCTCATCTCGCAAGTGCCTTATTGGCTGTTTGGTCATTCCATCGAGCAGGTGTTGGCAGGTGCGTCCTTTGATGGGCTGTGGCATGGTAATGTGCTATTTACGCTCTTGGTGGCACTGATTGGGCTGATGATTTATCACAGTCGCTGGGATGGATTTGCCAAGTTTTTTGGCATCATGGCACTGTATCCTGTGGCTCAGATGTCCGACTATGGCTTTGCGCTTGTTGTGATGGCGCTCTTGTTTGCGCATTTTTATCGCCATACAACAGCGCTATTGATGGCGTATGTGCTTGGCTGCCCTGTGTTTTATGTGCTGACTTATGGCTTTCAAGCGACAGTGGGGCTTGGCTTTATGCACTTTGGCGTGCTTTTGACCGTGCCTTTGATTTATTATTTTAATGGTAAAAAAGGCTCGTCTTTTGGTGGGCGCTATGTGTTTTATTGGTTTTATCCTGCGCATTTGATGATCATTGCTGTCTTGGCTTGGCTGTGGCAGATGTGA
- a CDS encoding AI-2E family transporter, with product MLENWSKEVAIQRLLALTLLTILIILCFQVVRFFISPAIWGAILAYITFPLYRFFHQKVLLSPTLSALIMTFGVSLMIGVPLVIGVFFLQQEVIAFYSMAIHRLQAGYVDLPDSIKNLPVIGQQIKNLLWEINKDPEASMAAVRTWVQSHLYYGKIAFDAALKNLAKLGMALMTLFFFYRDGKSLMRQIRQALRNIIGDRIDDYINSVGATTQAVIYGIGLTALAQALLAGIGYVVAGAPNPILLTLITFVAALIPFGTPFAWGAVALWLLSQGHTTEGIGLGLWGILVISWVDNLIRPIVISGATKIPFIIIFIGVLGGLTAFGFVGLFIGPVVLAIGLAVWREWISQHKDEIFAKKDSDFAIDDETALLKNTTPKPILNEDKLE from the coding sequence ATGCTAGAAAACTGGTCAAAAGAAGTCGCCATTCAGCGGCTGCTCGCCCTTACCCTACTCACCATCCTGATCATTTTGTGCTTTCAAGTGGTGAGATTTTTTATTTCGCCTGCGATTTGGGGCGCAATTTTGGCGTACATCACTTTTCCGCTGTATCGATTTTTTCATCAAAAGGTGCTGCTTAGCCCGACTTTGAGCGCACTCATCATGACTTTTGGTGTGTCTTTGATGATTGGCGTGCCTTTGGTGATTGGCGTGTTTTTCTTACAGCAAGAGGTCATCGCCTTTTATAGCATGGCGATTCATCGCTTGCAGGCGGGCTATGTCGATCTGCCTGACAGCATCAAAAACCTACCCGTCATCGGTCAGCAAATCAAAAATTTGCTTTGGGAAATCAACAAAGACCCAGAAGCATCGATGGCGGCGGTGCGCACTTGGGTGCAGTCGCATCTTTACTATGGCAAAATCGCCTTTGACGCCGCTTTGAAAAATCTGGCAAAACTCGGCATGGCGCTCATGACGCTATTTTTCTTTTATCGTGATGGTAAAAGTCTCATGCGCCAGATTCGCCAAGCCCTGCGCAACATCATCGGCGACCGCATTGACGATTACATCAACTCGGTCGGTGCGACCACTCAAGCGGTCATCTACGGCATCGGACTGACAGCACTTGCTCAGGCGCTGCTGGCGGGCATCGGCTATGTCGTAGCAGGGGCGCCAAATCCCATTCTTTTGACGCTCATCACTTTTGTGGCGGCGCTCATTCCCTTTGGCACGCCTTTTGCATGGGGGGCGGTTGCGCTATGGCTACTGTCGCAAGGTCATACCACTGAGGGCATTGGGCTTGGGCTTTGGGGGATTTTGGTGATCAGCTGGGTGGACAATCTGATTCGCCCCATCGTCATCAGTGGCGCCACTAAGATTCCTTTCATCATCATTTTTATCGGTGTGCTGGGCGGTCTGACGGCATTTGGCTTTGTGGGACTGTTCATCGGTCCTGTGGTGTTGGCGATCGGGCTTGCGGTGTGGCGTGAGTGGATCAGTCAGCACAAAGATGAGATTTTTGCCAAAAAAGACAGCGACTTTGCCATCGATGACGAGACAGCCCTCTTAAAAAACACCACCCCAAAACCCATTTTGAACGAAGACAAGCTAGAATGA
- the recA gene encoding recombinase RecA yields MSKAKDTTASVEENKEKALKAALAQIEKNFGKNTIMYLGDESAKIDVDVVSTGSLTLDIALGIGGLPKGRIIEIFGPESSGKTTLTLQTIAECQKQGGTCAFIDAEHALDPIYAKKLGVDIDKLMVSQPDNGEQALEIADMLVRSGAVDLIVVDSVAALTPKAEIEGEMGDSHMGLQARLMSQALRKITGNAKRSNCMVIFINQIRMKIGVMFGSPETTTGGNALKFYASVRLDIRRAGQIKEGEEIIGNETKVKVIKNKMAPPFREALFQIMYGEGINHLGEIVDLGVDIGAIGKSGAWYSYGDGKIGQGKANTVKYLAENPEIAQEIEAKIRAEKMGKPSSAPAGDEARFDDGEPPEFVEGMEDENLF; encoded by the coding sequence ATGAGTAAAGCAAAGGATACGACCGCAAGCGTCGAAGAAAACAAAGAAAAAGCCCTCAAAGCGGCACTCGCCCAAATTGAAAAAAACTTCGGCAAAAACACCATCATGTATCTGGGCGATGAGTCTGCCAAGATTGATGTGGATGTGGTCTCAACAGGCTCTTTGACATTAGACATCGCCCTTGGAATTGGCGGTCTGCCAAAGGGTCGTATCATTGAGATTTTCGGTCCGGAAAGCTCTGGTAAGACCACTTTGACACTCCAAACCATCGCTGAATGCCAAAAGCAAGGTGGTACTTGTGCATTCATCGACGCTGAACACGCCTTAGATCCCATTTATGCCAAAAAACTTGGTGTAGACATTGACAAGCTGATGGTGTCTCAGCCTGACAACGGTGAGCAAGCCCTTGAAATCGCTGACATGCTCGTGCGCTCTGGTGCGGTGGATCTGATCGTGGTGGACTCGGTAGCAGCACTGACCCCAAAAGCTGAGATCGAAGGCGAGATGGGCGACAGCCACATGGGTCTACAAGCACGCTTGATGAGCCAAGCCTTGCGTAAAATCACAGGCAACGCCAAACGCTCAAACTGCATGGTGATTTTCATCAACCAAATCCGTATGAAAATCGGCGTGATGTTCGGCAGTCCTGAGACCACCACTGGCGGTAATGCCCTAAAATTCTATGCCTCGGTCCGCCTAGACATTCGCCGTGCCGGTCAAATCAAAGAAGGCGAAGAGATCATCGGTAACGAAACCAAAGTCAAAGTCATCAAAAACAAGATGGCGCCACCGTTCCGTGAAGCTCTATTCCAAATCATGTATGGCGAAGGCATCAACCATTTGGGCGAAATCGTGGATTTGGGTGTGGACATCGGTGCCATCGGCAAATCTGGTGCGTGGTACAGCTACGGCGATGGCAAAATCGGTCAGGGCAAAGCCAACACCGTCAAATACCTTGCAGAAAATCCAGAAATCGCCCAAGAGATTGAAGCGAAAATCCGTGCCGAGAAAATGGGCAAGCCGTCATCAGCACCTGCTGGCGATGAAGCTCGCTTTGACGATGGCGAACCGCCTGAATTTGTAGAAGGCATGGAAGATGAAAATCTGTTCTAA